One Thermococcus kodakarensis KOD1 genomic window carries:
- a CDS encoding MutS-related protein, with protein sequence MALKLNPEARAVYRDITSQIKSRLVLKESSDYLENFSPTNDRGEILKRQEYLREALRRVKPGLKELIKRVRFIRFTRDYLHDRVLIVDESEVETAIKLGLCDVTTNPEEAEGYPLVLSTIGYGIDVELLPSQVAPELYVLPLWENRETLKALEEIGKLTGEGSVAGEILEHLSPFGEVVEKEKLLGSLDELIAEKERELNERIEEKLEKFSLTLTGRDLVKFLNELREGNYEAIFSHFREIEGEILDMINEAESELSKVLGLHVELFSREELYPVRIPPEVVEGLRTELERELKVEVYMKAREIAEKVRPLLPKLREELSKIRELDFLQAVKAFTEGFTFPEIAESGIAFLNGRHLFIENPQPVSYVVGEKPEWFDVPGAENVRGENVVILTGANSGGKTSLLELITQVSILAHMGFPVPAERARVGVLDELFFFRRKRSVYGAGAFETALRSFVRSLRGKGNKLILIDEFEAITEPGAAVKIIGELLKVAHEKGFHVVIVSHLGEDLKKELPFARVDGIEAKGLDENLNLIVDRQPVFGRLGRSTPELIVERLARKARGAEKEIYERVLRKFRES encoded by the coding sequence ATGGCGCTGAAGCTCAACCCGGAAGCCAGGGCAGTTTACAGGGATATAACCTCTCAAATCAAGTCCAGGTTAGTCCTCAAAGAGAGCTCCGACTACCTTGAGAACTTTTCTCCAACTAACGACCGCGGGGAGATATTGAAGAGGCAGGAATACCTGAGAGAGGCCCTCAGGAGAGTTAAACCGGGGCTTAAGGAGTTAATAAAGAGGGTCAGGTTCATACGATTCACCCGAGACTACCTGCACGACAGGGTTCTCATCGTTGACGAATCCGAAGTGGAAACGGCCATAAAGCTCGGCCTCTGCGATGTGACGACGAACCCGGAAGAGGCTGAAGGCTACCCGCTCGTCCTGAGTACGATCGGCTACGGCATCGACGTCGAGCTACTGCCATCGCAGGTCGCTCCAGAGCTCTACGTTCTCCCGCTCTGGGAGAACAGGGAGACGCTCAAAGCCCTTGAGGAGATAGGGAAGCTGACCGGCGAGGGCAGCGTTGCCGGCGAGATTCTCGAACACCTGTCACCCTTCGGGGAGGTCGTTGAGAAGGAAAAGCTTCTGGGGTCTCTGGATGAGCTCATAGCCGAGAAGGAGAGGGAGCTGAACGAGAGAATAGAGGAGAAGCTTGAGAAGTTCAGCCTCACTCTCACCGGCAGAGACCTCGTGAAGTTCCTGAACGAGCTGAGGGAGGGCAACTACGAGGCCATTTTCTCCCACTTCCGTGAAATTGAAGGGGAAATCCTCGACATGATAAACGAGGCCGAGAGCGAGCTTTCAAAGGTTCTGGGCCTTCACGTGGAGCTTTTCTCGCGCGAGGAGCTTTATCCAGTGAGAATCCCGCCAGAGGTCGTTGAGGGCCTGAGAACCGAGCTTGAGCGGGAGCTGAAGGTTGAAGTTTACATGAAGGCGAGGGAGATAGCTGAGAAGGTCAGACCGCTCCTTCCAAAGCTCAGAGAGGAGCTTTCAAAAATCAGGGAGCTCGACTTTCTTCAGGCGGTGAAGGCATTCACGGAGGGCTTCACTTTTCCAGAGATAGCCGAAAGCGGGATAGCCTTCCTGAACGGGCGGCACCTCTTCATAGAGAACCCGCAGCCGGTTAGCTACGTCGTCGGGGAAAAGCCAGAGTGGTTCGACGTCCCCGGTGCGGAGAACGTGAGGGGAGAGAACGTCGTTATCCTAACAGGAGCCAACAGCGGTGGAAAGACGAGCCTGCTCGAGCTGATAACCCAGGTTTCCATTCTCGCCCACATGGGCTTTCCTGTTCCTGCCGAGAGGGCCCGCGTTGGAGTCCTCGACGAGCTGTTCTTCTTCAGGCGGAAGAGGAGCGTCTACGGCGCCGGTGCCTTCGAGACTGCCCTCAGGTCGTTTGTGAGGTCTCTCCGTGGGAAAGGAAACAAACTTATCCTCATAGACGAGTTTGAAGCAATCACCGAGCCTGGAGCTGCTGTCAAGATAATCGGCGAGCTGTTGAAGGTTGCCCACGAGAAGGGCTTCCACGTGGTTATAGTCTCCCACCTGGGCGAAGACCTCAAGAAAGAACTGCCCTTCGCGAGGGTTGACGGGATCGAGGCCAAGGGCCTTGACGAAAACCTGAACCTCATAGTGGACAGACAGCCTGTCTTTGGAAGGCTCGGAAGGAGCACGCCCGAGCTGATCGTCGAGAGGCTCGCGAGAAAGGCCAGAGGGGCGGAAAAAGAGATATACGAGAGGGTTCTGAGGAAGTTCAGGGAGAGCTGA
- a CDS encoding radical SAM protein, whose product MSMKVHILSKQINENEYVAFDPMSKTVLILNRQEKNIIEKFQRSIPLSISEKYILKDILDFLNEKRENAPKQQFPLDGSPNMMVLMVSQLCNMKCKYCYAHSGTYNTPGVMKESIGKRALDIANDLGVTNIQFYGGEPLINFELISKLVKYAEKQGYNFKYGIITNGTLIGKEIGYFLKQHDFEVTISIDGPREINDLNRVYSTGKGTHDDIIKAVNLLNDLEVPLALEITYARNYIGKYTISEILDYLSNYSKTFIVGYVLPTVDGHRQVYEPTEQEVENMMTELVNYLFTKWENGIQIREMGICMVLRELLDPVYHVKKCICPEFPTRITVFHDGSVYPCHQVYLDKRFYLGHIMDREFKDTLQRQFKNAVDNFAMSNLHTNNNEQWIFSVCSFCKAHLMEVSGTYYLRYPNAYQKVLEHIMYNMVTRNMRSVIHTLGGTIIE is encoded by the coding sequence ATGTCTATGAAAGTTCACATACTATCAAAACAGATTAACGAAAATGAATATGTTGCATTCGATCCAATGAGTAAAACTGTCCTAATACTAAATAGGCAAGAAAAAAATATAATAGAAAAGTTCCAAAGAAGTATTCCGCTGTCTATATCTGAAAAATACATCCTTAAAGACATACTTGATTTCCTAAATGAGAAACGTGAAAATGCCCCCAAACAGCAATTTCCATTAGATGGATCCCCCAATATGATGGTATTAATGGTATCTCAACTTTGCAATATGAAATGCAAATATTGCTATGCTCATTCCGGTACATATAACACTCCTGGAGTTATGAAAGAAAGCATAGGAAAACGGGCTCTTGATATTGCAAACGATTTAGGAGTAACAAATATACAATTCTACGGAGGAGAACCTCTAATCAATTTTGAATTAATATCCAAGCTTGTTAAGTATGCAGAGAAACAGGGGTATAACTTTAAATATGGAATAATCACGAATGGAACATTGATAGGTAAAGAGATAGGCTATTTTCTAAAACAACATGATTTTGAGGTCACAATAAGTATTGATGGACCAAGGGAGATAAATGACTTAAACAGAGTATACTCCACAGGTAAGGGAACACATGATGATATCATAAAAGCCGTGAACTTATTGAATGATCTAGAAGTTCCTTTAGCCTTAGAGATCACATACGCCCGTAATTATATCGGCAAATATACCATATCAGAGATTTTGGATTACCTTAGCAATTATTCGAAGACTTTCATAGTAGGATATGTTCTGCCCACAGTGGATGGACATCGACAAGTATACGAACCAACCGAACAAGAAGTTGAAAACATGATGACAGAACTTGTAAATTACCTCTTTACAAAATGGGAAAATGGAATTCAAATACGAGAAATGGGAATCTGCATGGTACTTCGTGAGCTTTTAGACCCAGTCTATCATGTTAAAAAATGCATATGCCCTGAATTCCCAACTAGAATCACTGTATTTCACGATGGTAGTGTATACCCCTGCCACCAAGTGTATCTAGACAAACGTTTCTATCTAGGACATATAATGGACAGGGAGTTTAAGGATACATTACAGAGACAATTCAAAAACGCAGTGGATAATTTTGCGATGTCTAATCTTCATACAAATAATAACGAACAATGGATATTTAGTGTCTGTAGCTTTTGTAAAGCCCATCTAATGGAAGTTAGTGGTACTTACTATTTAAGATATCCAAATGCTTATCAAAAAGTACTAGAACATATCATGTATAACATGGTCACTAGAAACATGAGATCAGTCATACATACACTAGGGGGCACTATAATTGAGTAA
- the thsB gene encoding thermosome subunit beta — translation MAQLSGQPVVILPEGTQRYVGRDAQRLNILAARIIAETVRTTLGPKGMDKMLVDSLGDIVVTNDGATILDKIDLQHPAAKMMVEVAKTQDKEAGDGTTTAVVIAGELLRKAEELLDQNIHPSIIIKGYALAAEKAQEILDEIAIRVDPDDEETLLKIAATSITGKNAESHKELLAKLAVEAVKQVAEKKDGKYVVDLDNIKFEKKAGEGVEESELVRGVVIDKEVVHPRMPKRVENAKIALINEALEVKKTETDAKINITSPDQLMSFLEQEEKMLKDMVDHIAQTGANVVFVQKGIDDLAQHYLAKYGIMAVRRVKKSDMEKLAKATGAKIVTNVKDLTPEDLGYAEVVEERKLAGENMIFVEGCKNPKAVTILIRGGTEHVIDEVERALEDAVKVVKDVMEDGAVLPAGGAPEIELAIRLDEYAKQVGGKEALAIENFADALKIIPKTLAENAGLDTVEMLVKVISEHKNRGLGIGIDVFEGKPADMLEKGIIEPLRVKKQAIKSASEAAIMILRIDDVIAAKATKPEGGQGGGMPGGMGGMDMGM, via the coding sequence ATGGCACAGCTTAGTGGACAGCCGGTTGTTATTCTGCCTGAGGGAACCCAGAGGTACGTTGGAAGAGACGCCCAGAGGCTCAACATTCTCGCTGCCAGGATCATAGCCGAGACTGTTAGAACCACCCTTGGTCCAAAGGGAATGGACAAGATGCTCGTAGACAGCCTTGGCGACATAGTCGTCACGAACGATGGCGCTACGATACTCGACAAGATCGACCTCCAGCACCCGGCTGCTAAGATGATGGTTGAGGTTGCTAAGACTCAGGACAAGGAGGCCGGTGATGGTACTACCACTGCCGTCGTCATCGCTGGAGAACTCCTCAGGAAGGCTGAGGAGCTTCTCGACCAGAACATTCACCCGAGCATAATCATCAAGGGTTACGCCCTCGCCGCCGAGAAGGCCCAAGAAATACTTGACGAGATAGCCATAAGGGTTGACCCGGACGACGAGGAGACCCTTCTCAAGATAGCCGCCACCTCAATCACAGGAAAGAACGCCGAGAGCCACAAGGAGCTCCTCGCAAAGCTCGCCGTTGAGGCCGTCAAGCAGGTCGCCGAGAAGAAGGACGGAAAGTACGTCGTTGACCTCGACAACATCAAGTTCGAGAAGAAGGCCGGTGAAGGTGTCGAGGAGAGCGAGCTCGTCCGCGGTGTCGTCATCGACAAGGAAGTTGTCCACCCGAGGATGCCCAAGAGGGTCGAGAACGCCAAGATTGCCCTCATCAATGAGGCCCTTGAGGTCAAGAAGACCGAGACCGATGCGAAGATCAACATAACCAGCCCGGACCAGCTCATGAGCTTCCTTGAGCAGGAGGAGAAGATGCTCAAGGACATGGTTGACCACATTGCCCAGACCGGTGCAAACGTCGTCTTCGTTCAGAAGGGTATTGACGACCTCGCCCAGCACTACCTCGCCAAGTACGGCATAATGGCCGTTAGAAGGGTCAAGAAGAGCGACATGGAGAAGCTCGCCAAGGCCACCGGCGCCAAGATCGTCACCAACGTTAAGGATCTCACCCCAGAAGACCTTGGCTACGCTGAGGTCGTTGAGGAGAGGAAGCTCGCGGGCGAGAACATGATCTTCGTTGAGGGCTGCAAGAACCCGAAGGCCGTCACCATCCTCATCCGCGGTGGAACCGAGCACGTCATTGACGAGGTCGAGAGGGCCCTCGAGGATGCAGTTAAGGTAGTCAAGGACGTCATGGAGGACGGCGCCGTTCTTCCAGCTGGCGGTGCTCCTGAGATCGAGCTCGCCATCAGGCTCGACGAGTACGCCAAGCAGGTCGGCGGCAAGGAAGCTCTCGCCATAGAGAACTTCGCCGATGCCCTCAAGATAATCCCGAAGACCCTCGCTGAAAACGCTGGCCTTGACACCGTCGAGATGCTCGTCAAAGTCATCAGCGAGCACAAGAACAGGGGCCTTGGCATCGGTATTGACGTATTCGAGGGCAAGCCGGCTGACATGCTCGAGAAGGGCATCATCGAGCCGCTCCGCGTCAAGAAGCAGGCCATCAAGAGCGCCAGCGAAGCAGCTATAATGATCCTCAGGATCGACGACGTCATAGCTGCAAAGGCCACCAAGCCCGAAGGCGGCCAGGGCGGCGGAATGCCCGGCGGAATGGGCGGAATGGACATGGGCATGTGA
- a CDS encoding zinc metalloprotease HtpX, with the protein MGLVMWLRTGVLMAILTGLLMGIGYLFGGPNVAFIMFLFSMFFNFITYWYSDRIVLSWYNARIVDEYEAPELYAIVRDLAQRAGLPTPRVAIIPSETPNAFATGRDPKHAVVAVTQGLLRILNRDELEGVIGHELTHIKNRDILIGTVAAAMAGAIMQLAYWARWIAIFGGFNRDRDDGGDIIGAILVAILAPIAAMLIQAAISRSREFLADEGGARISGKPHALASALMKIEQAVNYRPMREGNPATAHMFIVNPFRGMSIANLFSTHPPTEARIERLRKIAEEMGIYF; encoded by the coding sequence ATGGGACTCGTGATGTGGCTGAGAACCGGAGTGCTCATGGCGATCCTAACTGGCCTGCTAATGGGGATAGGCTACCTCTTCGGCGGGCCGAATGTGGCGTTCATAATGTTCCTGTTCTCAATGTTCTTCAACTTCATAACATACTGGTACAGCGACAGGATAGTGCTGAGCTGGTACAACGCGAGGATAGTTGATGAGTACGAAGCTCCAGAGCTGTACGCGATAGTGAGGGATCTCGCCCAGAGGGCCGGCCTTCCAACGCCCAGGGTGGCGATAATCCCGAGCGAGACTCCCAACGCCTTCGCGACTGGAAGGGATCCCAAGCACGCCGTAGTGGCCGTAACCCAGGGACTCCTCAGGATACTCAACAGGGACGAGCTTGAGGGAGTCATAGGGCACGAGCTGACCCACATAAAGAACAGGGACATACTAATAGGGACGGTCGCTGCCGCAATGGCAGGTGCAATAATGCAGCTCGCCTACTGGGCCAGGTGGATAGCCATATTCGGAGGATTTAACCGGGACAGGGACGATGGCGGAGACATCATTGGGGCTATACTCGTGGCTATCCTGGCCCCAATAGCGGCAATGCTCATCCAGGCTGCGATAAGCAGGTCAAGGGAGTTCTTAGCGGATGAGGGTGGAGCAAGGATAAGCGGCAAGCCGCACGCCCTCGCCAGCGCGCTGATGAAGATAGAGCAGGCAGTTAACTACCGCCCGATGAGGGAAGGCAACCCAGCAACGGCCCACATGTTCATCGTGAACCCGTTCAGGGGCATGAGCATAGCGAACCTCTTCTCAACCCACCCGCCGACCGAGGCGAGAATAGAGAGGCTCAGGAAGATAGCGGAGGAGATGGGGATTTACTTCTGA
- the gyaR gene encoding glyoxylate reductase → MRPKVFITRAIPENGIEMLKEHFEVEVWPEEREIPREVLLKKVRDVDALVTMLSERIDSEVFDAAPRLRIVANYAVGYDNIDVEEATRRGIYVTNTPDVLTDATADFAWTLLLATARRLIEADHFTRSGEWKRRGIAWHPRWFLGYDVYGKTIGIVGFGRIGQAVARRARGFGMRILYYSRSRKPEAEKELGAEFRSLEDLLRESDFVVLAVPLTKETQYMINEERLRLMKKTAILVNIARGKVVDTKALMKALKEGWIAGAGLDVYEEEPYYNEELFSLKNVVLAPHIGSATYGAREGMAELVARNLIAFKNGEVPPTLVNKEVVKVRKPGF, encoded by the coding sequence ATGAGGCCTAAGGTTTTCATAACCCGTGCCATTCCCGAGAACGGCATCGAGATGCTGAAGGAGCACTTTGAGGTTGAGGTATGGCCCGAAGAGCGCGAGATACCCAGGGAGGTTCTACTCAAGAAGGTCAGGGACGTCGATGCTCTAGTAACAATGCTGAGCGAGAGGATTGACAGTGAGGTCTTCGACGCCGCTCCGAGGCTGAGGATAGTGGCAAATTACGCAGTCGGCTACGACAACATAGACGTCGAAGAGGCCACGAGGAGGGGCATCTACGTCACCAACACGCCCGACGTCCTGACCGACGCCACTGCTGACTTTGCCTGGACGCTCCTTCTAGCAACGGCCAGGAGGCTGATAGAGGCCGACCACTTCACCCGCTCCGGAGAGTGGAAGAGGAGAGGAATCGCCTGGCATCCGCGCTGGTTCCTCGGCTACGACGTTTACGGGAAGACGATCGGAATAGTCGGCTTCGGAAGGATAGGACAGGCAGTTGCCAGGCGCGCAAGGGGGTTTGGCATGAGAATCCTATACTACTCCAGGAGCAGGAAGCCAGAGGCTGAAAAGGAGCTTGGGGCTGAATTCAGGTCGCTTGAGGACCTGTTGAGGGAGAGCGACTTCGTTGTCCTGGCGGTGCCGCTGACTAAGGAAACCCAGTACATGATAAACGAGGAAAGGCTGAGGCTCATGAAGAAGACTGCCATACTGGTGAACATAGCACGAGGCAAGGTCGTGGATACAAAAGCCCTCATGAAGGCCCTGAAAGAGGGCTGGATTGCAGGGGCCGGTCTCGACGTCTACGAGGAAGAGCCGTACTACAACGAGGAGCTGTTCAGCCTGAAGAACGTCGTTCTAGCGCCGCACATAGGGAGCGCGACCTACGGGGCGAGGGAGGGCATGGCAGAGCTGGTCGCGAGGAACCTCATAGCGTTCAAGAACGGTGAAGTACCTCCGACCCTCGTGAATAAGGAAGTCGTGAAGGTTAGAAAACCCGGCTTCTGA
- a CDS encoding ABC transporter ATP-binding protein encodes MSKALRRVLQIGLAHKKYVFLLITLGAVSTLLSAAVPFYIQSLIENLGKMNTDDILKNIGIILLLYTASTIVYLYSGFVSNFAETKAAAWLKRKLFISTLLSENINPGDALSRIQSDTEIVGRMGMSLIPAIIIEAFSLIIGVTVIFRLNPYLGAVTLLTLPVYGLSLRAFIHGLKLASSEERKRYSESVTAFKEGIDGRLDIKTLDAFDYLIKRVSERLDRWVNASKRVAFYSTASYGLQSYLSTILPLLVLLSGIVFVKNGMATLSSVIATFTYLGRVYYPVERFAFFWSSYHRAVPIIERIWEFIEIEPFLERSTCTPEDWDIELQGVSLSREGSQVLKEISERIAFGKNLGIVGPSGVGKTTLALIISGIIRPTKGKVKIGKCPPESLLGRELIYVPSQPYLFEGTVRENIALGKNLTDSEIVEILKTVELEELNPDLPIEEGGKNLSLGQRQRIALARALARNPRIMILDEATSGMDSEREARILQRLRKMEMTLIIISHRLSTVRDMEEIWVLDDGRILCRGRHEELFRSCEKYRELFKEQEKGKDGL; translated from the coding sequence TTGAGTAAAGCACTCCGCAGAGTTCTCCAGATTGGACTGGCTCACAAGAAATACGTGTTCCTCCTCATAACTTTGGGGGCAGTATCAACTCTCCTATCTGCAGCCGTGCCTTTTTACATTCAAAGCCTCATTGAAAACCTCGGCAAGATGAATACCGATGACATCCTGAAGAATATTGGAATTATACTCCTCCTGTACACCGCATCAACGATCGTCTACTTATACTCGGGCTTTGTTAGCAACTTCGCAGAAACGAAAGCTGCCGCATGGCTTAAAAGAAAACTGTTCATCTCAACTCTGCTCTCAGAGAACATCAACCCGGGTGATGCCCTCTCCCGAATTCAATCGGACACGGAAATCGTCGGTAGAATGGGAATGTCTCTAATCCCTGCCATCATTATAGAGGCATTTTCTCTAATCATTGGAGTGACGGTTATCTTTAGACTAAACCCATATCTAGGTGCCGTTACCCTCCTAACACTTCCGGTCTACGGTCTCTCCCTCAGGGCGTTCATTCATGGACTTAAGCTGGCCTCTTCAGAAGAAAGAAAGAGATACTCAGAGAGCGTTACCGCATTTAAAGAGGGAATAGACGGTAGGCTTGATATAAAGACCCTTGATGCGTTCGACTATCTTATCAAAAGGGTCTCAGAAAGGCTTGACCGTTGGGTCAATGCATCAAAAAGAGTTGCTTTTTACAGCACAGCCAGCTATGGCCTTCAGTCATATCTATCAACGATCCTACCACTTCTTGTCCTCCTAAGTGGTATAGTTTTTGTTAAGAATGGAATGGCCACCCTTTCGTCGGTGATCGCCACGTTTACATACCTCGGCAGAGTCTATTACCCAGTTGAGCGATTTGCATTCTTCTGGAGCAGTTATCACAGAGCCGTTCCCATAATTGAAAGAATATGGGAGTTCATTGAAATCGAACCATTCCTTGAAAGATCAACGTGTACTCCAGAAGATTGGGATATTGAATTGCAGGGTGTATCCCTATCCCGCGAAGGAAGTCAGGTTCTAAAGGAAATCTCCGAGAGAATTGCCTTTGGCAAAAACCTCGGCATAGTGGGTCCTTCGGGAGTTGGAAAAACAACGCTAGCCTTGATAATCTCGGGAATAATTAGGCCCACCAAGGGCAAAGTTAAGATCGGAAAGTGTCCACCCGAGTCCCTTCTTGGCAGGGAACTTATCTATGTTCCGTCACAGCCGTATCTCTTTGAGGGAACGGTTAGGGAAAACATTGCCCTCGGAAAAAATCTCACAGACAGCGAAATTGTGGAGATTCTAAAAACCGTTGAACTTGAGGAACTAAATCCCGATTTACCTATTGAAGAGGGCGGTAAAAATCTATCGTTAGGCCAGAGACAGAGGATAGCCTTAGCGAGAGCTCTAGCTAGAAATCCCAGGATCATGATACTGGATGAAGCCACTTCGGGCATGGATTCTGAGAGGGAGGCAAGGATCCTCCAAAGATTGAGAAAAATGGAGATGACCCTTATCATCATATCACACCGGCTATCAACGGTCAGGGACATGGAAGAGATATGGGTTCTCGATGATGGTAGAATACTATGCAGAGGTAGACATGAAGAGCTGTTCAGGAGTTGCGAGAAGTATCGTGAGTTATTCAAAGAGCAGGAGAAAGGCAAAGATGGTCTTTAA
- a CDS encoding nucleotidyltransferase domain-containing protein, with amino-acid sequence MEELRRDFREFKDLCMGILLYGSHVKGEATGQSDVDVCLVKPKPGTYEKVLERLGGKYDVKVFEELPLYIQIDVIKNHRVIYGDELELSEYFYRFRKLWNDMEHRIRENRFESVREKVRLRRRAREKAKVLGKA; translated from the coding sequence ATGGAGGAGCTCCGCAGGGACTTCAGGGAGTTCAAAGACCTCTGCATGGGGATTCTTCTCTACGGCTCCCACGTCAAGGGAGAGGCAACCGGGCAGAGCGATGTTGATGTGTGCCTTGTGAAACCGAAGCCAGGGACGTACGAGAAGGTTCTGGAAAGGCTCGGCGGAAAGTACGACGTCAAGGTTTTCGAGGAGCTGCCCCTCTACATTCAGATCGATGTAATCAAGAACCACCGGGTAATCTATGGAGACGAGCTCGAGCTTTCAGAGTACTTTTACAGGTTCAGAAAGCTCTGGAATGACATGGAGCACCGAATACGGGAGAACAGGTTTGAAAGCGTGAGGGAAAAAGTCAGACTGAGGAGGCGAGCCCGTGAGAAGGCAAAGGTACTTGGAAAGGCTTGA
- a CDS encoding rhomboid family intramembrane serine protease: MNTTKERVLFASVCVGTASVLLLLYLAPASIKEQLVMNYQEFSFSNPHDWIRLYTLHFVHMEFWHLAGNLLTFILLFPILYFLSEVGRSTDAFKRFTVFLFLVIPPIIGILDLLVMRRYNLRYGMGFSGIDSALLGALPYFSSLALQERFRLKVSPTMFSYAFTLLLGGLIALIYSIIWPAVLLIIGGGLFLIYLISQALRDSNVQDPHQKKAVWNFVLAIIIIMVGGIIGLFPSVIVWRSGLVNIFVHYVGLASTLYGFPILEEILKNKRKRRTTN, encoded by the coding sequence ATGAACACCACAAAAGAAAGAGTTCTCTTTGCCTCGGTGTGTGTAGGGACAGCTTCCGTACTATTACTACTTTATCTTGCACCTGCATCGATTAAGGAGCAACTGGTAATGAACTATCAAGAATTCTCATTTTCAAATCCCCACGACTGGATCAGGCTTTATACCCTCCACTTTGTCCACATGGAGTTTTGGCATCTAGCTGGCAACCTGCTCACGTTTATCTTGCTATTCCCCATTTTGTACTTCCTCTCAGAAGTTGGAAGGAGTACAGATGCTTTTAAACGCTTCACAGTCTTCCTGTTTCTTGTTATCCCACCGATAATTGGTATTCTTGATCTACTGGTCATGAGGCGGTACAACCTAAGATACGGTATGGGGTTTTCTGGGATAGACTCAGCTCTGCTTGGCGCACTTCCGTATTTTTCTTCCCTTGCGCTTCAAGAAAGGTTTAGACTCAAAGTTTCCCCTACAATGTTCTCATATGCATTTACATTGCTCTTAGGTGGCCTGATAGCCCTTATATATTCCATCATTTGGCCAGCAGTTCTCCTGATTATCGGAGGAGGACTATTTCTCATTTATTTGATTTCCCAAGCTCTTAGGGACTCAAATGTCCAAGATCCCCATCAGAAAAAAGCTGTCTGGAACTTTGTTTTGGCAATAATTATAATAATGGTCGGGGGGATTATTGGACTATTCCCTTCGGTTATTGTCTGGAGGTCTGGGCTTGTAAATATCTTTGTCCATTATGTAGGCCTTGCGAGTACTTTATACGGCTTCCCAATATTGGAAGAGATTCTTAAAAACAAGAGAAAACGCAGAACTACTAACTAA
- a CDS encoding Kae1-associated kinase Bud32, with product MKLIAQGAEAKIYEADFEEVFGVPLLKERVIVKHRIPKRYRIKEIDVKLRKERTVREARILHRAKEFGVNCPHVYEVDLRDMKLVMEYIEGQRLKELLESVPMEERLELCREVGRQIGKLHKAGIVHGDLTTSNMIFRDGKVYLIDFGLADFDSTLEARGVDLHLLRRAMESTHYTWFERGFEAVLEGYAEVLGEEARKEVEEKMREIESRGRYRERSWLS from the coding sequence GTGAAGCTAATAGCCCAGGGGGCCGAGGCGAAGATATACGAGGCGGACTTTGAGGAGGTCTTTGGTGTTCCTCTGCTCAAAGAGAGGGTCATCGTAAAGCACAGGATTCCAAAGAGGTACAGGATCAAGGAGATAGACGTGAAGCTGAGGAAGGAGAGAACCGTAAGGGAAGCGAGAATTCTCCACAGGGCAAAGGAGTTCGGCGTCAACTGTCCCCACGTTTATGAGGTTGACCTGAGGGACATGAAGCTCGTGATGGAGTACATAGAGGGACAGAGGCTCAAGGAGCTCCTTGAGAGCGTCCCGATGGAAGAGAGGCTTGAGCTGTGCCGCGAGGTCGGGAGACAGATTGGAAAGCTACACAAGGCTGGGATAGTCCACGGGGATTTAACGACCTCGAACATGATATTCAGGGACGGCAAGGTCTACCTGATAGACTTTGGCTTGGCCGACTTCGACTCGACGCTTGAAGCAAGGGGCGTTGACCTGCACCTCCTCAGGAGGGCGATGGAGAGCACCCACTACACCTGGTTCGAGAGGGGCTTCGAGGCCGTCCTTGAAGGCTATGCTGAAGTTCTCGGCGAAGAAGCGAGGAAAGAAGTCGAGGAGAAGATGAGGGAGATAGAGAGCAGGGGCAGGTACAGGGAGAGGAGCTGGCTTAGTTAG